In Xanthocytophaga agilis, the following are encoded in one genomic region:
- the lpxD gene encoding UDP-3-O-(3-hydroxymyristoyl)glucosamine N-acyltransferase: MEFTIEQIAGMLKGSVEGNGSLVVNKLAKIEEATVGCLAFLSNQKYEPYLYTTEATAVIVGKDFEPKKNYTATLIRVDNPYLAFTVLLEQYQQFLMAAKVGIEQPSFIGDNSTTGSNIFRGAFSYIGSNCKIGNNVKIYPQAYIGDNVTIGDNTVIYAGAKIYSDIVIGNRCVVHAGAVIGSDGFGFAPQPDGSYRPIPQVGNVILEDDVCIGANTVVDCATMGSTIIRQGAKLDNLIQIAHNVEIGKHTVIAAQAGISGSTKIGNYCVIAGQVGIVGHLQIADKTSFGAQSGVSKSIQKEGLKLQGSPAFDYKDNLRSLAVFRNLPQLQKRLEELEEKILTLSINEK; this comes from the coding sequence ATGGAGTTTACCATAGAACAGATAGCCGGAATGCTCAAGGGAAGCGTAGAAGGCAACGGCTCATTAGTAGTAAATAAATTAGCTAAGATTGAAGAAGCAACCGTAGGATGTCTGGCTTTCCTATCCAATCAAAAATACGAACCTTACTTATACACAACAGAAGCAACAGCCGTTATTGTTGGTAAAGATTTTGAGCCGAAGAAAAATTATACAGCTACTTTAATTCGTGTAGACAATCCCTATCTGGCATTTACTGTCTTACTGGAACAATATCAGCAATTTTTAATGGCAGCAAAGGTTGGCATAGAACAACCTTCTTTTATTGGGGATAATAGTACTACAGGCAGTAATATATTTCGGGGGGCTTTTTCATATATCGGCTCCAACTGTAAAATTGGTAACAATGTAAAAATATATCCTCAGGCGTATATTGGCGATAATGTAACAATTGGAGACAATACTGTTATCTATGCAGGTGCCAAAATTTATAGTGATATAGTAATAGGTAATCGTTGTGTAGTACATGCAGGGGCAGTGATTGGAAGTGATGGCTTCGGTTTTGCGCCTCAACCAGATGGAAGCTATCGCCCTATCCCTCAGGTAGGCAATGTTATTCTGGAAGATGATGTGTGTATTGGGGCCAATACAGTTGTGGATTGTGCTACAATGGGTTCGACCATCATTCGTCAGGGTGCCAAGCTAGATAATCTGATACAGATTGCGCATAATGTTGAAATAGGTAAACATACTGTTATTGCAGCACAGGCAGGTATATCTGGTTCTACTAAAATAGGAAATTATTGTGTAATAGCTGGTCAGGTTGGGATTGTCGGACATCTTCAGATTGCGGATAAAACCAGCTTCGGAGCACAATCGGGTGTATCAAAATCTATTCAGAAGGAAGGATTAAAGCTTCAGGGATCACCTGCATTTGACTATAAAGATAATCTCAGATCGCTGGCAGTTTTTCGAAACTTACCACAACTTCAAAAGCGACTTGAAGAATTGGAAGAAAAAATACTAACTTTGTCGATTAATGAAAAATAG
- the lpxA gene encoding acyl-ACP--UDP-N-acetylglucosamine O-acyltransferase, whose amino-acid sequence MNQPLAYIHPEAKIGPDVIIEPFATIHKNVEIGEGTWIGANAVINEGARIGKFCKIYPGAIISAIPQDLKFVGEETTAVVGDYTTIREFVTMSRGTVDKYTTVVGKNCLIMAYAHIGHDCIIGDNCILGNVVQLAGHVQIDDYVIFGGSCAVQQFSKIGAHTYIGGGSLVRKDVPPFVKAAREPLAYSGVNSIGLRRRGFSNEKINEIQEIYRYVYLRGLNNADALESIETNLPASVERDLIIEFIRSSERGIMRGTSE is encoded by the coding sequence ATGAATCAACCATTAGCGTACATTCATCCCGAAGCAAAAATAGGCCCTGATGTAATAATTGAGCCTTTCGCTACTATTCATAAAAATGTTGAGATTGGAGAAGGCACCTGGATAGGAGCCAATGCAGTAATCAACGAAGGCGCTCGTATTGGGAAGTTTTGCAAAATATATCCAGGAGCAATTATTTCGGCTATTCCACAGGACCTTAAATTCGTGGGTGAAGAAACAACCGCAGTAGTTGGCGACTATACCACCATTCGCGAATTTGTTACAATGAGTAGGGGAACAGTAGACAAGTATACTACCGTTGTTGGTAAAAACTGTCTTATCATGGCCTACGCTCACATTGGACACGATTGCATTATTGGCGACAACTGTATATTAGGCAATGTTGTGCAGTTGGCAGGTCATGTGCAGATTGACGATTATGTAATATTTGGGGGATCATGTGCTGTACAACAGTTTTCAAAAATCGGAGCTCATACATACATAGGCGGAGGTTCTCTTGTCCGCAAAGATGTTCCTCCTTTTGTTAAGGCAGCCCGCGAACCTTTAGCCTATAGTGGCGTTAACTCTATTGGCCTTCGTCGCAGAGGGTTTTCCAATGAGAAAATCAACGAGATTCAGGAAATTTATCGATATGTGTATCTGAGAGGATTAAATAACGCGGATGCATTGGAATCTATAGAAACTAATCTCCCAGCATCTGTAGAACGAGATCTGATTATAGAGTTTATTCGAAGTTCGGAACGAGGTATTATGCGAGGCACTTCAGAATAA
- a CDS encoding CHAT domain-containing protein, with product MRNSIFVLLLLLSVRVYSQSPDYRKAEQLYKEANILFEKESDQAALAKYIQAKQLYESLKIVNANYADLLVKMGSLAEIKGDVKAAIIQYKAALTLSQKARPDSSLTPVFFTAAILLGETFYKTERYDSALIYCNQAKAYISNDQREHNIERLYNVLGAIYYADGNYRQSLTHFEKAFIASSQQKKIHPSILCRNQLNIASAANNLGQYTRALQAYQQALSYKYVPEIVYRKMGETYLKLNKPDSASFFLQKSAGTDNPENRIVVWNHLGNLYVQQSDYVQALNYYNQSIQLNQKLIGNKNTKLATSYLGIGHIYTAQKRYKEALNTIQQALVLLHLSFESRDISKNPDDLINVISRLDFYKALHAKALALGQYAQQTRKLTDLESAFKTYQLAIRLAEQLRLSYDTDEAKLFFVQQVFPIYEEAVSVAFALYKQTKKISYTELAFSISEKSKAAVLAETLRGLQISQQKGVPSGLLQEEKELRRRITKLTIASIETKDSAQIVTLKDQIRDNEISLAQMIKKLDANEKYYQLKYNNQPVSLIQLQKKILNSNTAFIEYFFGSKALYAFVVTKEEFQVFQLPITHVFKDALTKYTLSLFDHHPSPIQPIWANILYQNLVTPLDPIIKNHQKLIIVPDGELSYLPFESLVKDPNSLHYLLDDYIVRYAYSGTLLEFTTQKQNVQNTDEVLAMAPFAGSSGNSFRSIQISPLPASKAEVETIGGHIFLESAATKEVFLKLVSQSGIIHLATHATADSKEPLNSYITFYPKDADSLSGYRLYTSELYNLQLDNVKLVVLSACETGGGKLVRGEGVMSLARAFAYAGCPNIAMTLWRADDRATAQIATRMYEYLKKGYTKDEALNKAKQDYLQEAPSSRRNPYYWANMVLVGDDVPVYTSYRWLWITGGILLVLLGAGIFMGMTNRQKKHLTMEKQSS from the coding sequence ATGAGAAATAGTATTTTTGTTCTCCTACTTTTATTATCTGTACGTGTCTACTCACAAAGTCCGGATTATAGGAAGGCAGAACAACTATATAAAGAAGCCAATATCTTATTCGAAAAAGAATCAGATCAAGCAGCATTAGCAAAATATATTCAAGCAAAACAGCTTTACGAATCATTGAAAATTGTAAATGCCAACTATGCAGACTTACTTGTAAAGATGGGCTCTCTGGCGGAAATCAAAGGAGATGTTAAGGCAGCTATTATCCAGTATAAAGCTGCTTTAACTCTCAGTCAGAAAGCCAGGCCAGATTCGTCCTTAACACCTGTTTTTTTCACAGCCGCTATCTTATTAGGCGAAACTTTCTATAAGACAGAACGATACGATTCTGCCTTGATTTATTGTAACCAGGCAAAAGCATATATTAGCAACGATCAGAGAGAGCATAATATAGAACGCCTCTACAATGTATTAGGAGCAATCTATTACGCAGATGGAAATTACCGACAGAGTTTAACACACTTTGAGAAAGCATTTATAGCCTCATCACAACAGAAAAAAATCCATCCTTCTATTTTATGCAGAAATCAGCTTAATATAGCTTCTGCTGCCAATAATCTGGGCCAGTACACTCGTGCATTACAAGCCTATCAGCAAGCGCTCAGCTATAAATATGTTCCAGAAATTGTTTATCGAAAAATGGGAGAAACCTATCTAAAATTAAATAAGCCGGATAGTGCCTCCTTTTTTCTTCAGAAGTCAGCAGGTACAGATAATCCTGAAAACAGAATTGTAGTCTGGAATCACTTGGGGAATCTTTATGTCCAACAAAGTGACTATGTACAGGCATTAAATTATTATAATCAGTCCATACAGTTAAATCAAAAACTTATTGGAAATAAAAACACAAAATTAGCAACCTCTTATCTTGGCATTGGTCATATTTATACAGCACAAAAGCGCTATAAAGAAGCCCTAAATACTATACAACAGGCATTAGTGTTACTGCATCTATCCTTTGAAAGTAGAGATATCTCCAAAAATCCAGATGATCTGATCAATGTAATTTCCCGATTAGATTTTTACAAAGCATTACATGCCAAGGCATTGGCACTTGGGCAATATGCTCAACAGACCAGAAAGCTTACAGATTTGGAATCTGCTTTTAAAACATATCAACTAGCTATCAGACTTGCAGAACAGCTTCGGCTCAGCTATGATACAGACGAAGCCAAGTTATTTTTTGTTCAGCAGGTTTTCCCTATTTATGAAGAAGCAGTCTCTGTAGCATTTGCCTTATATAAGCAAACAAAAAAGATCAGTTATACTGAGTTAGCCTTTTCAATCTCAGAAAAGAGCAAAGCTGCTGTGCTGGCAGAAACACTGAGAGGCTTACAAATCAGTCAACAGAAAGGTGTACCATCGGGCTTACTTCAGGAAGAGAAAGAATTACGTCGCAGAATTACAAAATTAACCATTGCCAGTATTGAGACTAAAGATTCCGCACAGATAGTTACTCTAAAAGATCAGATTCGGGACAATGAAATCAGTCTGGCACAAATGATAAAGAAACTAGATGCCAATGAGAAATATTACCAGTTAAAATACAATAATCAACCTGTAAGTCTGATTCAGCTACAGAAAAAAATACTAAATTCGAATACTGCATTTATCGAATATTTCTTCGGAAGCAAGGCTCTTTATGCATTTGTAGTTACTAAGGAAGAGTTTCAAGTCTTTCAACTTCCCATAACTCATGTGTTTAAAGATGCATTGACCAAATATACACTCTCTTTATTTGATCATCACCCATCTCCTATCCAACCTATCTGGGCTAATATATTGTACCAGAACTTAGTAACACCTTTGGACCCTATTATAAAGAACCATCAGAAACTAATCATTGTACCAGATGGAGAATTGAGCTATTTACCATTCGAATCACTTGTAAAAGATCCCAACAGCCTACATTATTTGCTGGATGACTATATCGTTCGGTATGCTTATTCCGGAACACTATTGGAATTTACTACCCAGAAACAAAACGTTCAGAATACAGATGAGGTATTGGCAATGGCCCCTTTTGCGGGTAGTTCAGGCAATAGCTTTCGCAGTATACAAATCTCACCATTACCAGCTTCGAAGGCTGAAGTAGAGACAATTGGCGGTCATATTTTCCTGGAATCTGCTGCGACTAAAGAGGTATTTCTGAAATTAGTATCTCAATCAGGTATTATACATCTTGCCACTCACGCCACTGCAGATAGCAAGGAACCACTTAATTCGTATATTACCTTCTACCCTAAAGATGCTGATTCTCTATCAGGTTATCGGTTATATACATCTGAACTCTATAATCTTCAACTGGATAATGTAAAGCTTGTAGTTCTAAGTGCCTGTGAAACAGGAGGAGGCAAATTAGTACGGGGCGAAGGAGTAATGAGCCTTGCCAGGGCATTTGCGTATGCAGGTTGCCCCAATATTGCCATGACACTCTGGCGAGCCGATGACAGAGCCACAGCCCAAATCGCCACACGTATGTATGAATATCTGAAAAAAGGATATACTAAAGATGAAGCGCTCAATAAAGCCAAACAAGACTATCTCCAGGAAGCACCTTCCTCCAGACGTAATCCTTATTATTGGGCTAACATGGTATTAGTGGGTGATGACGTTCCTGTATATACCTCCTATCGCTGGCTCTGGATTACTGGAGGAATCCTTCTGGTATTGCTTGGAGCAGGCATCTTCATGGGAATGACAAACAGACAGAAGAAACATCTTACAATGGAAAAGCAATCATCCTAA
- a CDS encoding HD domain-containing protein, translating to MNKRKIFNDPVYGFISIHSDLIFDIIEQPVFQRLRRIRQMGLADYVYLGAHHTRFHHALGAMHLMESTLKSLCSKGHEITDHEWESALLGILLHDVGHGPCSHALEYSILSDVKHESLSLLIMQRLNKTFNGALDTALQMFNGTYPRRFFNQLITGQLDIDRLDYLNRDSFFTGVSEGTIGSERIIKMLDIVNDNLVVEEKGIYSIENFLNARRLMYWQVYLHKTAISAETMLIQVIRRARELTYAGVEVFASPPLSLFLKESVRMESFLNDPVYLQTFQCLDDYDIWGAVKIWINHSDFILSSLSRMLLERKLFRITLSSEKPSRELSKTIKNQLSTFYRIPSKDMHYLYVEGSTSNAAYLAQGTGINILTKKGKILDIALASDLPNIKAMSKIVRKYYACWAKEINWGQASL from the coding sequence TTGAATAAAAGGAAAATTTTTAATGACCCTGTCTATGGGTTCATCAGTATACATAGTGATTTAATTTTTGATATCATCGAACAGCCTGTCTTTCAACGGTTACGCCGTATCCGGCAAATGGGCTTAGCTGATTATGTATATCTGGGTGCACATCATACCCGGTTCCATCATGCATTAGGAGCAATGCATTTAATGGAATCAACCTTAAAATCGCTATGCTCTAAAGGACATGAGATTACTGATCATGAATGGGAATCTGCGTTACTGGGGATTCTTTTACACGATGTTGGGCATGGACCGTGTTCACATGCACTAGAGTATAGCATTCTAAGTGATGTCAAACATGAATCACTTTCTTTGCTAATCATGCAAAGGTTAAATAAAACCTTCAATGGTGCACTGGATACAGCACTACAGATGTTTAATGGCACCTACCCCCGGCGTTTTTTCAATCAGCTTATTACCGGGCAGTTGGATATAGACCGTTTGGATTATCTGAACAGAGATAGTTTTTTCACGGGGGTATCAGAAGGGACTATAGGTTCGGAGCGTATTATAAAAATGCTTGATATCGTGAATGATAACCTGGTTGTGGAAGAAAAGGGCATTTATAGTATTGAAAACTTTCTCAATGCCCGACGACTTATGTACTGGCAGGTGTATCTGCACAAAACGGCAATCAGTGCTGAAACCATGCTAATTCAGGTAATACGCAGAGCCCGTGAGTTAACTTATGCAGGTGTTGAAGTTTTTGCATCTCCTCCACTTTCTTTATTTCTGAAAGAATCAGTACGTATGGAAAGTTTTCTGAATGATCCTGTGTACTTACAAACTTTTCAATGTCTGGATGATTATGATATATGGGGTGCAGTAAAAATATGGATTAATCATTCTGATTTTATACTTTCATCTCTAAGCAGAATGTTATTGGAACGAAAGCTGTTTCGTATTACGCTATCCTCAGAAAAGCCATCCCGTGAGTTAAGTAAAACAATAAAGAATCAATTAAGTACATTTTATCGTATACCATCAAAGGATATGCATTACTTGTATGTAGAGGGCTCTACCAGCAATGCAGCATACTTGGCACAAGGTACTGGAATTAATATTCTAACTAAGAAAGGCAAGATTCTTGACATTGCTCTGGCATCAGATTTGCCAAATATCAAAGCTATGAGTAAAATTGTGCGAAAATACTATGCATGCTGGGCAAAGGAAATAAACTGGGGACAAGCTAGTCTATGA
- a CDS encoding bifunctional response regulator/alkaline phosphatase family protein, producing the protein MQRYSILWADDEIDLLKPHILFLENKGYDVTPVNSGSDALDKCQEQNYDIVFLDENMPGMTGLETLTQIKTTKPNLPVVMITKSEEEHIMEEAIGSKIADYLIKPLNPNQILLSVKKILDNKRLVSEKTNQGYLQDFRNISMAYMDRIDHNEWVDIYKKLIYWELEMDSSENKSMGEVLDNQKSEANTNFVKFIMDSYEDWLNDPKVEKPLMSHQLMKKKVFPLLGDEPVFFFLIDNLRYDQWKVIEPILAEYFNVEEESTYYSILPTTTAFARNSIFSGMLPSDMEKYHSDLWVNDDDDEGKNNHEEEFLKRQLQKNRIEGKMSYHKIINVSQGKTLDENLHNLMTNQLNVIVYNFVDMLSHARTDMAMVRELAPDESAYRSITRSWLLHSPLIEMFRKLAERKVKVIVTTDHGTVRVKRPFKIVGDRNVNTNLRYKQGKNLGFDDKDVFVVRKPERFFLPKINVSTAYVFAVEDYFFAYPNNYNYYVNYYKDTFQHGGVSLEEMIIPYIQLSPKQ; encoded by the coding sequence ATGCAAAGATATTCTATTTTATGGGCTGATGATGAAATTGACCTGCTCAAACCACATATTTTATTTCTGGAAAATAAAGGATACGATGTTACCCCTGTAAATAGTGGGTCGGATGCGCTGGATAAATGCCAGGAACAGAACTATGACATTGTTTTTCTGGATGAAAATATGCCTGGAATGACCGGACTTGAAACATTAACCCAGATTAAGACCACCAAGCCTAACCTTCCGGTTGTGATGATTACCAAGAGTGAAGAAGAGCATATTATGGAGGAGGCCATAGGATCAAAGATTGCTGATTACCTGATAAAGCCATTAAATCCCAATCAGATACTGTTGTCTGTGAAAAAGATTCTGGATAATAAACGTCTGGTAAGTGAAAAAACGAATCAGGGTTATCTGCAGGATTTTCGTAATATTTCTATGGCCTACATGGATCGTATTGATCACAACGAATGGGTTGATATTTATAAAAAGCTTATTTATTGGGAGTTGGAGATGGATAGCTCTGAAAATAAGAGCATGGGAGAGGTGCTTGATAATCAAAAGAGTGAGGCTAACACCAACTTCGTGAAATTTATCATGGATAGTTATGAAGACTGGTTGAATGATCCCAAGGTTGAAAAACCACTAATGTCACATCAGTTAATGAAAAAAAAGGTATTTCCATTATTAGGGGATGAACCTGTCTTCTTTTTTCTGATTGATAATCTACGATATGATCAATGGAAAGTTATTGAGCCTATTCTTGCGGAATATTTTAATGTGGAAGAAGAAAGTACCTATTATTCCATATTGCCTACTACTACTGCCTTTGCCCGTAATTCTATCTTTTCAGGAATGTTGCCTTCTGATATGGAGAAATACCATTCAGATCTATGGGTAAATGATGACGATGATGAAGGGAAAAATAACCATGAAGAAGAATTTCTGAAGCGTCAGTTACAGAAAAATCGTATTGAGGGCAAGATGAGTTACCATAAGATTATCAATGTTTCTCAAGGTAAAACATTGGATGAGAATTTGCATAATCTGATGACCAATCAATTAAATGTGATTGTATATAACTTCGTGGATATGCTTTCTCATGCTCGCACCGATATGGCTATGGTGCGTGAACTAGCTCCTGACGAATCCGCCTATCGGTCAATTACCCGATCATGGTTGCTACACTCGCCACTTATTGAAATGTTCAGAAAATTAGCAGAACGAAAAGTGAAGGTGATAGTAACTACAGATCATGGTACTGTTCGCGTAAAACGTCCTTTTAAGATTGTGGGAGACCGTAATGTAAATACTAACTTGCGTTACAAACAGGGCAAAAATCTAGGATTTGATGATAAAGATGTATTCGTTGTACGCAAGCCAGAGCGTTTCTTCCTGCCTAAGATTAATGTTTCGACAGCGTATGTATTCGCAGTAGAAGACTATTTCTTTGCTTATCCTAACAATTATAATTACTACGTTAACTATTATAAAGATACATTTCAGCATGGAGGGGTTTCACTGGAAGAGATGATTATTCCCTACATTCAGCTATCTCCTAAGCAATGA
- a CDS encoding bifunctional UDP-3-O-[3-hydroxymyristoyl] N-acetylglucosamine deacetylase/3-hydroxyacyl-ACP dehydratase, whose translation MHLKQHTIKKAVTLSGVGLHTGVPANMTFLPAKPHHGYKFQRIDLEGQPIVDADVDNVVDLSRGTTIEQSGARINTVEHTLAALVGMEIDNVLIQLDGPEPPIMDGSSIQFVQALEFAEREEQNALRNFYEITEEIRYRDKERDVEIAALPLSDYRMTVMVDYNSPVLGSQHASLTDISQFSNEIANCRTFCFLHELEMLHKAGLVKGGDLNNAIVIVDRIIQDEELDYLAGLFNKPKVEVRKEGILNNVELRYKNEPARHKLLDLMGDLALAGRPLKAQILAARPGHAANVAFAKKIKKKMQESASSNIPVYDPKLPPVLDSLAISNILPHRYPFQLIDKIIHLDESSVTGVKNVTMNEPFFMGHFPGNPVMPGVLQIEAMAQTGGILVLSTVPDPENYWTYFLSIENCRFRKMVLPGDTIIFKCELMAPIKRGIAKMQGQAFVAGQVVCEAVMSASIVRKK comes from the coding sequence ATGCATCTTAAACAACACACCATTAAGAAGGCTGTAACACTCTCAGGAGTAGGCTTACATACAGGGGTTCCGGCGAATATGACTTTTCTGCCAGCAAAACCTCACCATGGTTACAAATTTCAAAGAATTGATCTGGAAGGGCAACCCATTGTAGATGCAGATGTTGATAATGTGGTAGACCTTTCACGTGGTACTACCATTGAGCAAAGTGGCGCCCGAATCAATACAGTAGAACATACCCTAGCGGCATTGGTAGGTATGGAAATAGATAATGTTCTGATTCAATTGGATGGACCAGAACCTCCTATCATGGACGGAAGTTCTATTCAATTTGTACAAGCACTGGAATTTGCAGAAAGGGAGGAGCAAAATGCCCTTCGTAATTTTTATGAAATTACAGAAGAGATTCGATACAGAGACAAGGAAAGAGATGTAGAAATTGCAGCTCTGCCTCTCAGCGATTATAGAATGACAGTAATGGTTGACTATAATTCTCCAGTACTAGGTAGTCAGCATGCTTCTTTAACAGATATCAGCCAGTTCTCTAATGAAATAGCCAATTGCAGAACGTTCTGTTTCCTCCATGAATTGGAAATGCTTCATAAGGCAGGATTAGTGAAAGGTGGTGATCTTAATAATGCTATTGTGATTGTAGATCGCATCATTCAGGATGAAGAATTAGACTATCTGGCAGGATTATTCAATAAACCCAAAGTAGAAGTACGCAAAGAAGGTATTCTGAACAATGTAGAGCTACGATATAAGAATGAACCTGCTCGTCATAAATTACTGGATTTAATGGGAGACCTTGCACTGGCAGGACGTCCATTAAAGGCCCAAATCCTTGCAGCCCGCCCTGGTCATGCAGCAAACGTAGCTTTTGCTAAAAAGATCAAGAAGAAAATGCAGGAGTCTGCCAGCAGCAACATTCCTGTGTATGATCCTAAACTTCCTCCTGTTTTGGATTCACTGGCAATCAGTAATATTCTTCCACATCGTTATCCTTTCCAGTTAATTGATAAGATTATTCACCTGGATGAAAGTTCGGTAACAGGGGTAAAGAACGTAACAATGAATGAGCCTTTCTTTATGGGGCATTTTCCAGGCAACCCTGTTATGCCAGGAGTGTTGCAGATAGAAGCAATGGCTCAAACAGGTGGTATCCTTGTACTAAGCACAGTACCTGACCCTGAAAATTACTGGACGTATTTCTTAAGTATTGAAAATTGCCGTTTCCGGAAAATGGTTCTTCCAGGAGATACTATTATTTTCAAATGTGAATTAATGGCTCCAATAAAACGTGGTATTGCTAAAATGCAAGGACAAGCTTTCGTGGCTGGCCAGGTTGTATGTGAGGCCGTTATGTCAGCTAGTATTGTTAGAAAAAAATAA